Proteins co-encoded in one Colletes latitarsis isolate SP2378_abdomen chromosome 2, iyColLati1, whole genome shotgun sequence genomic window:
- the LOC143347108 gene encoding E3 ubiquitin-protein ligase RNF180-like, translating to MEVKCKHCRKDLFNKKSMQLLTSHNEIKQNVMDVGCATNDSESSSYLSTENMPEWIECIINKESWTKGRLYCPHCNNRIGSFNFVHEMKCDCGKCITPAIRITNSKVDILFANE from the exons TGTAGAAAAGATCTTTTTAATAAGAAATCAATGCAATTATTAACTTCTCATAACGAAATAAAACAGAATGTAATGGATGTAGGATGTGCAACAAACGATTCAGAATCTTCTTCTTACCTGTCGACAGAAAATATGCCTGAATGGATTGAATGCATAATAAACAAA GAATCTTGGACAAAGGGTAGACTATATTGTCCACATTGTAATAATCGCATAGGTTCATTTAATTTTGTACATGAGATGAAATGTGACTGTGGTAAATGTATAACACCAGCTATTAGAATAACTAATAGTAAAGTAGACATTTTATTTGCAAATGAATAA